From the Hordeum vulgare subsp. vulgare chromosome 1H, MorexV3_pseudomolecules_assembly, whole genome shotgun sequence genome, the window gaggtgtcatgattccactaagtggttccCTTGAAagcggcgaccaaacctttacaaacaaggttagggaaatctccacaacttaattggaggctcccaacaagaccacgaagcttcaccacaatgaaatatggcttcgaggtgacctcaaccgtccagggagctcaaacacccaagaataacaagatccgcgagggattagtgggggggatcaaatttctcttggtggaagtgtagatcaaggccctctcaaccaaaccctagaatatcaacaagttttgttggctagggagagagatcgggctaaaatggagcttggagaaacaatggagcttaaGGGGGAAAAGCTGAAgttctcagggaagaagaacccctttatacAGTGGGGGGAGAATATACCCTTAACCCACCCCCCGTGTGCACGagtatgagcggtactaccgctcctgggagcgaTACTGCCACTCTTGGGAGCGATACGACcttagagctcaatcattgtggtgcaaagctccgggcaAACGTTGGGGGTCTCTAATTAGGTTATggtgattgccccgagcaatttgtacgagtTTCGATGACTGCCTCAAGGGTTGCCCAAGTATACGGGTTCAGtggccgcccccaagggttgccatttgtacgggttcggtgaccgtcctcaagggtcccttagtagaatcatgacatcttgcattgtgcgagggtgtgaggagattacgatagccctagtggcttcttgaagagcattgtgcctccacacaactccaaacgaagattagcatccacaagggtgtgaacttcgggatatatcgccgtctccgcgtgcctcggttatctcttaaccgagccctttacttatgcactttactttgtgatagccatattgttgcaTGTTATATATCTTGGTATCACTTAGTTGCTTATCTTGATTAGAATAAGTTGTTGgcacacataggtgagcctagttgttttaggttttgcacTTGACTAAttgaacgttagttttattccgcatttgttcaaacctaaaccgtaattttttaaagcacctatCCGCCCCTTCCCCTCTAGGCGACACCCACGGTCTTTCACAAGGGTAACCCCCTCCACAAGGGCAAAGTCAACAACGATGTCAATAGGAGGCCACTGTCCTTGCCGCTATCATGTTAATCAAATTTACTCAGTAAATGTTTACACTATATCAAATGAAGTGACAAAGgcgccaacaacaccaccaccattcaGGAAGGTTTAGCGGCAAGGTAGAGGGATCTGACACGCGTACGATGAGAATGGCAAGAAGAGATATGTGACAAATGAGGAGGATATTGAGAATAAATGAACAAAGAAGCGCAACAGATGGAAGATGGTGTGGAAGCGGATGTAGGAAGACTTTATTTTGTCCTTTTGTTACCGGAATTCAACGTCATGTAATATTTATGTCGCGTTGCTTGTCAGATAAAACAATCAATCTTGCATAAAAGTCATGCCGCAGCTCAAGTTAAACTCTACATAGAAAACGACAATCTAGCTTTAGTTGCGACTGTTGAATTTGTATGCGACAAGATAATCAGAATAACAGAAAGTGTTAATATCCAaatgaaacaacaaaacaaactaaTAATACGTAAAACAATACTATCATGTCAAACATAACCTTAAGCCGCAAAAGGCATGTTCCATGCACATAATCCATGTCAAATTTGAGCACCACAAATCCACAACCCTTCCTACACAAAACCATTGCAAATTTACATGTTGCTTCTCTACGCCAGAATCAAATATGAACACGCCTACCTCTCATAGTATCAGTATTTTTTTACATAAGCATAATGTTCTACTATTAACTCTTGTTATCACAAACTTTGCGTTGAATAAACGTTTTCGCTTGCTCCAACGCCCCAGATCAGAGAGGGGGAGCAATGGGAAATGAATCATGTGCTGAGGTCGGCATCCACGTGTCCGTGCATCAGCCGCGTGCACGCCGACCGCCACGCACCGGTCGCCCGCCCGCCCGCTCACCGGTCGCCGCCGGTCCCCGTCCAAGCAAGTAGCACGGGATAAAAGCCaaccaccctcctcctccctacccatttcttcttcctcctcctccccccagaTCAAGAAACCGTGTCCTAGAATCCACCGAGATCGCTGGAAAGGCGACCGTCCTCCGGAGACCCGCGCTCCCCCCCTCGTCGGCACGGATCGAGCGGCTGTTTTAGCCGGCAGACTTCTCCTTTCTTTCCCCCCTTCTGGTCGCTGGCCGGAGAGACGGCGTGTCGTGGAGATGGTAGCCGAGGCGGAGGTGATGCATCAGCAGCCGGCGCCGGTTCTGGAGGTGCAGTACCGCCGGTGCATCGCCAAGGGGGCCGGGATGTCGGCCGTCGCCGTGCCGGAGGTCGAGGTCGAGGTCGCCGTCGAGCTGCCTCGCATGGTGAGTTCCGCCGCtaagcctcctccctctctctgctcCTATGCTAGTCCTGAGACCGTGTATCCCTAAAGAGATCGGGGAATTTTAGCGACGGATCAGCTGTAGCTGCCATATGCTTCTCTTGTCTGATTTTAGAACAGATTTGAGCACGCAATCAGCTCAAAATTTCGTGTATTGTTGATAATTACTGACTTATTATGCACATACTATTCTTGAAGCTTGCTTATACTACTGGTTAGTTAAGTTTGGTTTCTGTTCCTGTTGCGAGGGATGGTTATCTGCTGCTTGTGGATGCAAAAGTCTGACACCCTTTCATGGAAAAAGTAGCTTCTTTTTAGAGGGCTCTAGTTCTAGcgtggtgtggtggtggttgtaggCCACAGAGAAGGTGGGTGCTCTAATTATTGGGGCCATTCGTGTAGTGTGCAGAGTTGTTGAATCGTAGCATATGTGCTTTTGCATAGTGCAGTTTGTTCTCAATCAAGTCAGAAAATTATCAGGTTTATGCTGCAATTGAAATTTAGAACCTATAGTGGCTAGTGGAGATGGGCTTTATGCTGTCCTTTGTGTTGTCGGACGAAAAGATTGAATACCAGTTTGGTACACGAATAGTCCGGGCTTCTAATCATGTTAGTTTAGCAGACTATGGAGGAAAAATTATCATGTTTGCATTTGTTTTGAATTCAAGAAACAAGGTGGTAATGTTTCGCGTTTGATATAGGGATTGGCGAACACCGATGGTGCGACGAGCGTGTCCGCTGAGACACTGCAGTTTGTGCCCAACATTCGGTCTGGTAGCTTTGCTGATATCGGACCTAGGAGGTACATGGAAGATGAACACATCCGGATAGATGATCTTTCGGCTCATCTTGGCTCGCTGTTGGTTTGCCCGCTGCCTAGTGCCTTCTATGGGGTAAGTTAGTAAGTGATTACTGTATATTTGCTTGCTGCATTATGTCATATCCTCAAGCAACAGTGCCTAAATAGACTGTATTGTTTCTTCTGTTTGTATTTAGGTGTTTGATGGTCATGGGGGTCCTGATGCTGCAGCCTACATGAAAAGACATGCCATGAGGTTCTTGTTTGAGGATAGAGAGTTCCCACAAGCATTGCAGGTGGATGATATATTCCTTCAGTCTGTCGAGGAATGTATTCGCAGCGCGTTCTTGCAAGCCGATCTTGCCCTGGCTGATAATCTAGACATCAGCCGCTCCTCCGGAACTACAGCACTCGCAGCATTAGTGTTTGGGAGGTAAGATGTGCTTCACTAGAAGCAGTCTCAAGTCTGTAGAACTGATCTCAATTTTCTTGCTTCAGCGTGCATGCTCAGTCGAGTGTCTGACCTGTGATCTTGCAGGCAACTGTTGGTCGCGAACACCGGCGACTGCCGAGCGGTCCTCTGCCGGCGGGGCATAGCCATGGAGATGTCGCGAGACCACAGGGCAAACTATGCGGAGGAGTGCGAGAGGGTGGCCGCCTCCGGCGGGTACATCGAGGACGGGTACCTCAACGGGGTGCTCTCGGTGACACGGGCCCTAGGCGACTGGGACATGAAGGTGCCCGACTGCTCCACGTCGCCCCTGATCGCAGAGCCCGAGTTCCAGCAGGCGACGCTGGGCGAGGACGACGAGTTCCTCATCATGGGGTGCGATGGGATCTGGGACGTGATGACGAGCCAGCACGCGGTGAGTGTGGTCCGCCGCGGCCTGCGGCAGCACGACGACCCCGAGCGATGCGCGCGGGAGCTCGTCATGGAGGCCAAGCGGCTCGAGACGGCCGACAACCTCACCGTCATCGTGGTGTGCTTCGGGTCGGAGCTCGGGTCGCCCCCTCAGCCCCCCGCCACCGTTGCGGCGAGGCCGAGGAGCTGCAAGGGCCTGTCGCCGGAGGCCCTGTGCAACCTGAGGAGCTGGCTGGAGACTGACCGCTAGCTTGCTTGCTTTGAGATGCCTGCTCTA encodes:
- the LOC123420269 gene encoding probable protein phosphatase 2C 47 produces the protein MVAEAEVMHQQPAPVLEVQYRRCIAKGAGMSAVAVPEVEVEVAVELPRMGLANTDGATSVSAETLQFVPNIRSGSFADIGPRRYMEDEHIRIDDLSAHLGSLLVCPLPSAFYGVFDGHGGPDAAAYMKRHAMRFLFEDREFPQALQVDDIFLQSVEECIRSAFLQADLALADNLDISRSSGTTALAALVFGRQLLVANTGDCRAVLCRRGIAMEMSRDHRANYAEECERVAASGGYIEDGYLNGVLSVTRALGDWDMKVPDCSTSPLIAEPEFQQATLGEDDEFLIMGCDGIWDVMTSQHAVSVVRRGLRQHDDPERCARELVMEAKRLETADNLTVIVVCFGSELGSPPQPPATVAARPRSCKGLSPEALCNLRSWLETDR